A single Haloglycomyces albus DSM 45210 DNA region contains:
- a CDS encoding Rne/Rng family ribonuclease, with product MREDEPRDKRPPISVSFIAPQGSKSDPEPESKPVKQEPAGKAVPMSDSLFAPPPKIEPKPKSESPSDSRDDRRKDKGAVADESEKDDDSADIEADDEDRPRRRGRRGRRGRGRGKGSDNGDGAGGDETSAQQEKDSDSNKSTAEVTRRRRRRRTRAGAVESDRSTKSDKSGKDNGEVVVKVRKTPKQSDADVVQGVSGSTRLEAKRQRRREGRRNGKNRMHIVSEAEFLARRESVTRELIVRSGSTRSQAAVLEDNILVEHYVSTTNSQGLIGNVYLGKVQNVLPSMEAAFVDIGRGRNAVIYAGEVNWDATGLSGKSRSIEQALKPGDTVVVQVTKDPIGHKGARLTSHIALSGRHLVYVPNGNASGISRKLPDRERTRLRSALKKLVPEGSGVIVRTAAEGTGPEDLARDISRLQIEWEEIQEKSKKGNAPALLHSEPDVIIRVVRDMFNEDFKELLVEGNDLYDEIYGYLEAVSPELLPRLKRHTGAKDIFADRRIDEQLIKALDRKVYLPSGGSLVIDRTEAMTVIDVNTGRFTGEGGNLEETVTRNNLEAAEEIVRQLRLRDIGGIIVIDFIDMVLENNRELVLRRLTESLGRDRTKHQVTEITSLGLVQMTRKRVGQGLVEAFSETCDCCKGRGLQIHTDQILNPESTSSNGSKKKKKKKKKSSDGDGNANKQASGKAGSDQAKQSDTESGDTKANT from the coding sequence ATGCGCGAGGACGAACCGCGCGATAAAAGACCGCCTATTTCGGTCAGCTTCATCGCGCCACAAGGCAGCAAATCGGACCCCGAGCCCGAGTCCAAACCGGTGAAACAGGAGCCGGCGGGTAAGGCCGTACCGATGTCCGATTCGCTGTTCGCACCGCCCCCCAAAATCGAGCCCAAACCGAAGTCGGAGTCGCCGTCCGATTCCCGCGACGACCGTCGTAAGGACAAGGGCGCAGTCGCCGACGAGTCCGAAAAAGACGACGACTCGGCCGATATCGAAGCGGATGACGAGGATCGTCCTAGGCGTCGGGGACGACGCGGGCGTCGTGGACGCGGTCGTGGAAAGGGAAGCGACAACGGAGACGGTGCCGGTGGAGACGAAACCTCTGCTCAGCAGGAAAAAGACTCTGATTCGAACAAGTCCACCGCAGAAGTCACCCGTCGTCGGCGTCGGAGGCGTACCCGGGCCGGGGCCGTCGAGTCGGACCGGTCGACCAAGAGCGATAAGTCCGGTAAGGACAACGGCGAAGTCGTCGTAAAGGTACGTAAAACGCCCAAACAGTCCGATGCGGACGTCGTGCAAGGCGTAAGCGGTTCTACCCGCCTGGAGGCTAAGCGGCAACGTCGGCGCGAGGGTCGTCGTAACGGCAAGAATCGCATGCACATTGTCAGCGAAGCCGAGTTCCTCGCCAGGCGCGAATCGGTGACCCGTGAACTTATCGTGCGATCGGGAAGCACCCGCAGCCAGGCAGCCGTCTTGGAGGACAATATTCTGGTGGAACACTATGTGTCCACCACGAACAGTCAAGGCCTCATCGGCAATGTCTACCTGGGGAAAGTGCAAAACGTGCTCCCCAGTATGGAAGCGGCCTTCGTTGACATCGGTCGCGGCCGCAATGCCGTCATCTATGCGGGTGAGGTCAACTGGGATGCCACTGGTCTCTCCGGGAAGTCCCGTTCGATCGAGCAGGCATTGAAACCAGGCGATACCGTGGTCGTTCAGGTGACCAAAGACCCCATCGGCCACAAAGGCGCGCGTCTTACCAGCCATATCGCCCTATCCGGTCGGCACCTCGTCTATGTTCCGAACGGCAACGCTTCAGGGATCAGTCGAAAACTGCCGGACCGGGAGAGGACCAGGCTGCGCAGTGCGTTGAAAAAGCTGGTTCCGGAGGGATCGGGCGTTATCGTTCGGACGGCCGCCGAAGGCACCGGTCCGGAGGATTTGGCCCGCGATATCTCACGACTCCAGATCGAATGGGAAGAGATCCAGGAGAAGTCGAAGAAGGGCAACGCTCCGGCGCTGCTGCACAGTGAACCGGACGTCATCATTCGGGTCGTTCGCGATATGTTCAACGAGGACTTCAAGGAACTGTTGGTAGAGGGCAACGACCTCTACGATGAGATCTACGGTTACCTTGAGGCGGTCTCACCGGAGCTGTTGCCACGCTTGAAGCGGCACACCGGGGCCAAGGACATTTTCGCGGACCGGCGCATCGATGAACAGTTGATCAAGGCCCTCGACCGCAAGGTCTATCTACCGTCCGGGGGTTCGCTGGTCATCGACCGCACTGAGGCGATGACGGTCATCGACGTGAACACCGGTCGGTTTACCGGTGAAGGCGGAAACCTCGAAGAGACGGTGACGCGTAATAACCTCGAAGCCGCCGAGGAGATCGTGCGGCAATTGCGCCTCCGCGACATCGGTGGAATCATCGTCATCGACTTTATCGATATGGTCCTGGAGAACAACCGTGAACTGGTACTCCGTCGCTTGACGGAAAGCCTGGGAAGGGACCGTACCAAACACCAGGTAACTGAGATAACGTCACTTGGGTTGGTGCAGATGACGCGTAAACGCGTTGGGCAGGGCCTGGTCGAGGCGTTCTCTGAGACGTGTGACTGCTGTAAAGGTCGCGGCCTTCAGATTCACACCGACCAGATCTTGAATCCCGAGTCGACTTCGTCGAACGGGAGCAAGAAGAAAAAGAAGAAGAAAAAGAAATCGTCCGACGGAGACGGTAACGCGAACAAGCAAGCGTCGGGAAAGGCCGGTTCGGATCAAGCTAAGCAGTCCGACACCGAGTCCGGTGACACGAAGGCCAATACCTGA
- the rpmA gene encoding 50S ribosomal protein L27 encodes MAHKKGASSSRNGRDSNSKRLGIKRFGGQVVNAGEILVRQRGTKYHPGVSVGRGNDDTLFALTDGEVKFSMKRGRKHVNIVSAENA; translated from the coding sequence ATGGCACATAAGAAGGGTGCGTCCAGCTCCCGCAACGGACGCGATTCAAACTCCAAGCGCCTGGGAATCAAGCGCTTCGGTGGTCAAGTCGTCAACGCTGGGGAAATCCTCGTTCGTCAGCGCGGTACCAAATACCACCCCGGTGTTTCGGTCGGCCGCGGCAACGATGACACTCTCTTTGCTCTTACCGATGGCGAAGTGAAATTCAGTATGAAGCGTGGCCGCAAGCACGTGAACATCGTGTCGGCTGAAAACGCATAA
- the rplU gene encoding 50S ribosomal protein L21, with product MYAIVKTGGKQYKVAEGDVLTVEKLEGTPGDSLTLPAVMLVDGSTVVTDASGATVNGELVEHVKGPKIKIHKYKNKTGYHKRQGHRQSLTRVKVTGIKK from the coding sequence ATGTACGCAATCGTCAAAACCGGCGGCAAGCAGTACAAAGTCGCGGAAGGTGACGTTCTTACGGTTGAAAAACTGGAAGGCACCCCCGGCGACTCGCTGACGCTGCCCGCGGTCATGCTCGTGGACGGGTCCACCGTCGTAACCGACGCCTCCGGCGCCACGGTCAACGGTGAACTCGTTGAGCACGTCAAGGGCCCGAAGATCAAGATTCACAAGTACAAGAACAAAACCGGCTACCACAAGCGCCAAGGTCACCGTCAGTCGTTGACCCGCGTCAAAGTCACCGGAATCAAGAAATAA